The Prosthecobacter sp. genome has a segment encoding these proteins:
- the ccsA gene encoding cytochrome c biogenesis protein CcsA → MKTLRLALFSLFAISGFVAAAELPPLDLFRDKEVVETFASIPVQESGRIKPLENLASYRLLRFRARRSIWLTDNGEMDGGKPLVDPATQKPITKEGDKPVKLSATEWLLMSWFRPDIAKTVPLFKVDNSSAIEELGLKAKAKRDQYTFAEIEPARLLLMEKMGEYREIPAKKQTPEQRMIVQLAANFLDYEMITGHFDFIRSPVGDKADALPAGIDKPVRLSKSLNALAQDIRKGDVPPMQKPWFREFGKGALGAMMSGNAEQQLRLFPPAPQATDVWHGPGEIIFGTINGEKEVDAEQLAWLALYEEVYLALPDAAKFKAASKTLLTKIQDAAKLRGEGQFVALERHSMKADYFFYAQWIFLVGFIALALTWVSPGSRFDKIAKVLTWVLLATATGYAVTGVVIRCIIMQRPPITTLYETILFIGAATALFGLVAEWITKRSLGLLVAAVGGTACMFLAIQFEASEATDTLQQLQAVLITNFWLSTHVPMINLGYSACMVAALLSQFYFIHRFCGYRSPKVLFLQRVMGDASARDSYGRFLTRVAYGFIATGLFLSLVGTVLGGIWANYSWGRFWGWDPKENGALMIVLMCLVILHARMGGYIREIGIHCCNLILGCIVIFSWFGVNQLGVGLHAYGFTDGIWPKIYGYWLSQGVLLGYGLFLAWCGRRAKNRGESDLAAATEAVGTD, encoded by the coding sequence ATGAAAACTCTCCGCCTCGCCCTTTTCTCGCTGTTCGCGATCAGCGGCTTCGTTGCCGCCGCCGAACTGCCGCCGCTCGATCTTTTCCGCGACAAGGAAGTCGTCGAGACCTTCGCTTCGATTCCTGTGCAGGAGTCCGGGCGTATCAAGCCGCTCGAAAACCTCGCCAGCTACCGCCTGCTGCGCTTCCGCGCCCGTCGCAGCATCTGGCTGACTGACAACGGTGAGATGGACGGCGGCAAACCGCTTGTTGATCCCGCCACGCAGAAGCCGATTACGAAGGAAGGTGACAAACCCGTGAAGCTGAGCGCCACGGAATGGCTGCTCATGAGCTGGTTCCGTCCCGACATCGCCAAAACAGTACCGCTGTTCAAGGTGGACAACTCCTCCGCGATCGAAGAACTCGGGCTGAAAGCCAAGGCGAAACGCGATCAATACACCTTCGCCGAGATCGAGCCGGCGCGTCTGCTGCTCATGGAAAAGATGGGCGAGTATCGCGAAATCCCGGCCAAGAAGCAGACGCCGGAGCAGCGCATGATCGTCCAGCTCGCCGCGAACTTTCTCGACTACGAGATGATCACCGGTCACTTCGATTTCATCCGCTCGCCCGTCGGTGACAAGGCCGACGCATTGCCCGCAGGCATCGATAAACCCGTCCGTCTCTCGAAGAGCCTCAACGCATTGGCGCAAGACATCCGTAAAGGCGATGTGCCGCCGATGCAGAAACCGTGGTTCCGTGAATTCGGCAAAGGTGCGCTCGGTGCGATGATGAGCGGCAATGCCGAGCAGCAACTCCGCCTGTTTCCACCCGCGCCCCAAGCCACTGACGTCTGGCACGGCCCTGGCGAGATCATCTTCGGCACGATCAATGGCGAAAAGGAAGTGGACGCGGAGCAACTTGCCTGGCTGGCGCTGTATGAGGAGGTCTATCTGGCCCTGCCTGATGCCGCGAAGTTCAAAGCCGCGAGCAAGACGCTGCTGACCAAAATCCAAGACGCGGCCAAACTGCGCGGGGAAGGGCAGTTCGTCGCGTTGGAGCGCCATTCGATGAAGGCGGACTACTTTTTCTATGCGCAGTGGATTTTCCTCGTCGGTTTCATCGCCTTGGCGCTGACGTGGGTTTCACCGGGTTCACGCTTCGATAAAATCGCGAAGGTGCTCACCTGGGTCTTGCTCGCGACGGCCACGGGCTATGCCGTGACCGGGGTGGTGATCCGCTGCATCATCATGCAGCGTCCGCCGATCACGACGTTGTATGAGACGATTCTGTTCATTGGCGCGGCCACGGCGCTGTTTGGACTCGTCGCCGAATGGATCACGAAACGTTCCCTTGGTCTGCTGGTAGCGGCGGTGGGGGGCACCGCGTGCATGTTCCTCGCCATCCAGTTTGAGGCTTCCGAAGCCACGGACACTCTCCAGCAGCTCCAGGCCGTGCTCATCACGAACTTCTGGCTCTCGACGCATGTGCCGATGATCAACCTCGGTTACTCCGCGTGCATGGTGGCGGCGTTGCTCTCACAGTTCTATTTCATCCATCGTTTTTGCGGCTACCGGAGCCCGAAGGTGCTTTTTCTCCAGCGTGTCATGGGGGATGCGAGTGCGCGTGACTCGTATGGGCGCTTCCTCACCCGCGTGGCCTATGGTTTCATCGCCACCGGGCTGTTCCTATCACTCGTTGGCACGGTGCTCGGCGGGATTTGGGCGAATTACAGTTGGGGCCGCTTCTGGGGTTGGGACCCGAAGGAAAACGGCGCCTTGATGATCGTGCTGATGTGCCTGGTCATCCTGCACGCGCGCATGGGCGGCTACATTCGTGAGATTGGCATCCACTGCTGCAATCTCATCCTCGGCTGCATCGTGATCTTCTCGTGGTTCGGCGTGAACCAGCTCGGTGTCGGCCTGCATGCCTATGGCTTCACTGATGGCATCTGGCCGAAGATTTACGGCTACTGGCTCAGCCAGGGCGTGCTGCTAGGGTACGGGCTGTTTTTGGCGTGGTGCGGGCGACGTGCGAAAAATCGAGGCGAGAGTGATCTCGCTGCCGCCACAGAAGCGGTCGGAACAGACTGA
- a CDS encoding N-acetylmuramoyl-L-alanine amidase: MPPSTRLPHFWNRLLTGVLWITTAALALTSSANAFDTVILDPGHGAHDRGAAIGYVYEKHLALDTARRVEQLLKKEGLKVIMTRSRDVFIPLQDRSATGNRPRNAIFVSIHYNYNRGGSGAGAETYYHFSSSYMLAAYIQAYLVQRTSMTNRGVKSAGFHVIRATTKNPAVLVECGFVSNSSERARMLTGEFRARIAEGIAQGIIAYKKSD; encoded by the coding sequence ATGCCGCCATCTACCCGCCTTCCCCACTTTTGGAACCGCCTCCTGACAGGTGTTTTGTGGATCACGACGGCGGCACTGGCTCTGACATCCTCTGCAAACGCCTTCGACACCGTCATACTGGATCCTGGCCACGGTGCTCATGATCGGGGTGCGGCCATCGGCTATGTGTATGAAAAGCATCTTGCCCTCGACACGGCACGGCGCGTGGAACAGCTCCTGAAAAAAGAAGGGCTCAAGGTCATCATGACCCGCAGCCGGGATGTGTTCATCCCGCTGCAGGATCGTTCAGCGACCGGGAACCGCCCGCGCAATGCCATTTTTGTGAGCATTCACTACAACTACAACCGTGGTGGCAGCGGCGCAGGCGCGGAGACCTACTACCACTTTTCCTCCAGCTACATGCTGGCCGCCTACATCCAGGCCTACTTGGTGCAACGCACCAGCATGACGAATCGCGGCGTGAAAAGTGCCGGTTTCCACGTCATCCGCGCCACGACGAAAAACCCTGCGGTGCTCGTCGAATGCGGCTTCGTCAGCAATTCCAGCGAGCGTGCGCGCATGCTCACCGGCGAGTTCCGCGCCCGCATCGCCGAAGGCATCGCGCAGGGCATCATCGCGTATAAAAAATCGGATTGA